A stretch of the Lolium perenne isolate Kyuss_39 chromosome 3, Kyuss_2.0, whole genome shotgun sequence genome encodes the following:
- the LOC127339002 gene encoding cysteine-rich receptor-like protein kinase 6 produces MAVLFVAIVALLLAPPQAAGYPWPVCGSTASFTANDTTYLASINTIAATLTRNASTSPGLYATAQAGQVWVLALCRGDANATSCSGCLDQGFQDLPSACAYSKEATMYYDTCFLHYSNLPLNASDDTALSSAFHFVYSATATAEPARFDRVVVALLNATADYAAYNSSVARLYASGVVSFDREIPQVYSWAQCTPDLTPARCRGCLANMIRALGTPLYSVGARILGIRCSFRYENRPFLDGPLMVRLSAGSGAPPPGQSPALAPAPGAVTPLAALRGGRKYSVPGMVLIIVLPTLAAANLVAGFFIWRRRNRSPARAKKHPYPCYSTEANDAESVDSMLMDISTLRAATRDFAESNKLGEGGFGTVYKESGTLPDGEEIAVKRLSKSSTQGVEELKNELALVAKLKHKNLVRLVGVCMEQQERLLVYEFIPNRSLDQILFDIEKRQQLDWGKRQGIIRGIARGLQYLHEDSQLKVVHRDLKASNVLLDADMNPKISDFGLAKLFGRGQTQGVTNRVIGTYGYMAPEYVMHGNYSVKSDVFSFGVMVLEIVMGRKNNDTTHFEVLLTTIWEHWTAGTVLESVDPCINNSFSKMDLMRCIQVGLLCVQENPVDRPVMSAVCMMLGSHTVSLGAPSKPYCGNGFGMSAVPMNEGHEFRSI; encoded by the exons ATGGCCGTCCTGTTCGTGGCCATCGTCGCCCTACTTCTCGCGCCTCCACAAGCCGCTGGTTACCCGTGGCCAGTCTGCGGCAGCACCGCCAGCTTCACGGCCAATGACACGACGTACCTGGCGAGCATCAACACCATCGCCGCCACGCTCACCAGGAACGCTTCCACGTCCCCGGGCCTCTACGCCACAGCGCAGGCCGGCCAGGTCTGGGTCCTCGCGCTCTGCCGCGGCGACGCCAACGCCACCtcctgctctggctgcctcgaccAAGGGTTCCAGGACCTGCCCAGCGCGTGCGCCTACAGCAAGGAGGCCACCATGTACTACGACACCTGCTTCCTCCACTACTCCAACCTCCCCCTCAACGCCTCCGACGACACCGCCCTGAGCTCGGCGTTCCACTTCGTCTACAGCGCTACCGCCACGGCGGAGCCGGCCCGGTTTGACCGCGTCGTGGTGGCGCTCCTGAACGCCACCGCGGACTACGCAGCGTACAACTCCTCAGTGGCGCGGCTGTATGCGTCCGGGGTGGTCTCCTTCGACCGGGAGATACCCCAGGTGTACAGCTGGGCGCAGTGCACCCCGGACCTCACGCCTGCACGGTGCCGGGGTTGCCTCGCCAACATGATCCGGGCGTTGGGGACGCCTCTGTACAGCGTTGGGGCGAGGATTCTTGGGATCAGGTGCAGCTTCCGGTACGAGAACAGGCCCTTCCTTGATGGCCCGCTCATGGTACGCCTATCGGCCGGTTCTGGAGCTCCGCCGCCGGGGCAGTCGCCGGCGTTAGCCCCGGCGCCCGGTGCTGTGACACCACTGGCGGCGCTCCGAGGAG GGAGAAAGTACAGCGTTCCTGGCATGGTTCTTATAATTGTGCTGCCTACTCTAGCAGCGGCAAACCTTGTCGCTGGCTTCTttatctggaggaggaggaaccggTCACCAGCACGAGCGAAGAAGCATCCAT ATCCCTGTTACTCCACTGAAGCCAACGACGCTGAGAGTGTAGACTCGATGTTGATGGATATTTCAACTCTCCGAGCCGCGACCAGGGACTTTGCAGAAAGCAACAAGCTTGGCGAAGGCGGGTTTGGCACGGTGTACAAGGAAAGT GGTACACTGCCAGACGGTGAGGAGATAGCAGTGAAGAGACTGTCCAAGAGCTCGACGCAAGGAGTGGAGGAGCTGAAGAATGAGTTAGCCCTCGTCGCGAAGCTCAAGCACAAGAATCTTGTTAGGCTTGTCGGCGTCTGCATGGAGCAACAGGAGCGGCTGCTCGTCTACGAGTTCATTCCCAACCGGAGCCTCGACCAGATCCTGTTCG ACATTGAGAAACGACAGCAGCTCGACTGGGGAAAGAGGCAAGGGATCATACGCGGGATCGCTCGAGGCTTGCAGTACCTCCATGAAGACTCCCAACTCAAAGTAGTCCATCGTGATCTCAAAGCTAGCAACGTCCTTCTTGACGCGGATATGAACCCCAAGATCTCGGACTTTGGCCTCGCCAAGCTCTTCGGGCGAGGCCAAACGCAGGGCGTCACCAACCGTGTCATTGGCACATA CGGATACATGGCGCCCGAGTATGTGATGCATGGCAACTACTCAGTGAAATCGGACGTGTTCAGCTTCGGGGTCATGGTTCTGGAGATCGTGATGGGGAGGAAGAACAACGACACCACGCATTTTGAAGTTCTCTTGACCACG ATCTGGGAGCATTGGACGGCCGGAACGGTGTTGGAGAGCGTAGACCCGTGCATCAACAATAGCTTCTCGAAGATGGACCTGATGAGGTGCATCCAAGTTGGGCTCCTGTGCGTCCaagagaacccggtcgaccgcccAGTGATGTCGGCGGTGTGCATGATGCTTGGAAGCCACACAGTGTCTCTCGGTGCCCCATCAAAGCCGTATTGTGGAAATGGGTTTGGTATGTCGGCCGTTCCAATGAACGAGGGTCATGAATTTCGGTCAATTTAG
- the LOC127339003 gene encoding cysteine-rich receptor-like protein kinase 6, with protein sequence MARRLLLFVFVALLALPRGAVEAYPWPFCGAGGFLADSNYKASLSLLAAAMPKNASTSPGLFTTAQAGVAPEQVWALALCRGDASVSYCASCLDQAFQDLIASCDYKDATIYYDSCLLTYSNIHFRATDEIRYSPYYPIRNLVNATAEPARFQRVVAALVNATASSAAFNSDTRLYASGQADFDKELPQVYSWAQCTPDFSPDRCWRCLVRIMRELPTFFTDAIGARVLGIRCSIRYETQPFFNGTVTVRLSATSASGPAPAVVPNVVTSVGAAGDGRKYRVPIMVPVILLPIVAIISFATCLFSWRARRPQNEENQPYPSYSPEGEDVEGVDSMMIDISTLRAATGDFAESNKLGEGGFGAVYKGTLHDGEEIAVKRMSKTSTQGVEELKNELALVAKLSHKNLVRLIGVCLEQKERLLVYEFVPNQSLDLILFDATKREQLYWGKRYKIIDGIARGLQYLHEDSQLKVVHRDLKASNILLDMNMRPKISDFGLAKIFGRDQTQGVTNRVVGTYGYMAPEYMMRGNYSVKSDAFSFGVMVLEIVTGRKNNDDDYDDGSRQSDDLLTRVWEHWMSGTVREVVDPCMNGRFSEKEVLKCVHIGLLCVQGNPTDRPTMSVVVMMLGGETFTLHAPSNPSFGSKTDGAGAD encoded by the exons ATGGCTCGCCGTCTCCTCCTGTTCGTCTTCGTGGCGCTGCTTGCCTTGCCGCGCGGCGCCGTGGAAGCTTACCCGTGGCCATTTTGCGGAGCCGGGGGCTTCCTGGCGGACAGCAATTACAAGGCGAGTCTTAGCCTCCTGGCCGCCGCCATGCCCAAGAACGCCTCCACGTCCCCGGGTCTCTTCACCACCGCGCAGGCCGGCGTCGCCCCCGAGCAGGTGTGGGCTCTCGCGCTCTGCCGCGGCGATGCCAGCGTCTCCTACTGCGCCAGCTGCCTCGACCAGGCCTTCCAGGACCTCATCGCCTCCTGCGACTACAAGGACGCCACCATCTACTACGACTCCTGCTTGCTCACCTACTCCAACATCCACTTCCGCGCCACCGACGAAATCAGGTACAGCCCCTATTACCCAATCCGCAACCTTGTTAACGCCACGGCGGAGCCGGCGCGGTTCCAGCGCGTCGTGGCGGCGCTCGTCAACGCCacggccagcagcgccgccttcaACTCCGACACGCGCCTCTATGCGTCCGGGCAGGCCGACTTCGACAAGGAGCTGCCCCAGGTGTACAGCTGGGCGCAGTGCACGCCGGACTTCTCGCCGGACCGCTGCTGGAGGTGCCTCGTCCGGATCATGAGGGAGCTACCGACCTTCTTCACCGACGCCATCGGAGCCAGGGTTCTCGGGATCAGGTGTAGTATCAGGTATGAAACCCAGCCATTCTTCAATGGCACGGTCACCGTGCGGCTGTCGGCAACATCAGCcagtgggccggcgccggccGTGGTGCCTAATGTCGTGACGTCCGTGGGGGCGGCTGGAGACG GAAGAAAGTACAGAGTTCCTATCATGGTGCCTGTAATTTTGTTGCCTATCGTGGCAATTATAAGCTTTGCCACCTGCTTATTTTCCTGGAGGGCGCGGAGGCCACAAAACGAAGAAAACCAACCAT ATCCCAGCTATTCCCCTGAAGGCGAAGATGTTGAGGGCGTCGACTCGATGATGATTGACATTTCAACACTACGAGCTGCAACCGGCGATTTTGCGGAGAGCAACAAGCTTGGCGAAGGAGGGTTCGGTGCGGTGTACAAG GGCACGCTCCACGATGGCGAGGAGATAGCAGTGAAGAGGATGTCAAAGACCTCCACACAAGGAGTGGAGGAGCTGAAGAATGAGCTGGCTTTGGTTGCGAAGCTGAGTCACAAGAACCTTGTCAGGCTCATTGGTGTCTGCCTGGAGCAGAAGGAGAGGCTGCTAGTGTATGAGTTCGTTCCTAACCAGAGCCTAGACCTCATCCTATTCG ACGCTACGAAGCGCGAGCAGCTCTATTGGGGGAAAAGGTACAAGATCATTGACGGGATCGCTCGAGGCCTGCAGTACCTCCATGAAGACTCCCAGCTCAAAGTAGTCCATCGCGATCTCAAAGCTAGCAACATCCTTCTCGACATGAACATGAGACCCAAGATCTCGGACTTTGGCCTCGCCAAGATCTTCGGACGAGACCAGACACAAGGCGTCACCAACCGTGTCGTTGGCACATA TGGATACATGGCACCGGAGTACATGATGCGTGGGAACTATTCAGTGAAATCGGATGCGTTCAGCTTCGGGGTTATGGTCCTCGAGATCGTCACTGGGAGGAAgaacaacgacgacgactacgacgaCGGCTCGAGGCAATCGGACGATCTCCTTACCAGA GTGTGGGAGCACTGGATGAGCGGGACAGTGCGGGAGGTAGTTGACCCGTGCATGAATGGCAGATTCTCCGAGAAAGAGGTCCTCAAGTGCGTCCACATAGGGCTTCTCTGCGTGCAAGGGAACCCAACGGACCGGCCTACGATGTCTGTGGTGGTCATGATGCTCGGCGGCGAGACATTCACTCTCCATGCGCCGTCCAACCCGTCGTTCGGCTCAAAGACGGACGGTGCCGGTGCCGACTAG